One window of the Streptomyces sp. TS71-3 genome contains the following:
- a CDS encoding carbohydrate ABC transporter permease codes for MATTTTPAARSGTRFGRPAAPPRRRRAGTPRRKPNVPAALAGFVWLAVIILPVYYVVITSLRGQAGFFSGNPLAPTHDLTLGNYTEVLDKGFGTYFLNSVTVTTASVALTVALSLMAAYAVVRGRGRLVRSAFSLFLLGLAIPVHATIIPLYYMITRVHLYDSLLALILPSIGFAVPVTVLILANFIRDIPRELFESMRLDGGNDARILWHLVVPLARPAIVTVSIYDALHVWNGFLFPLILTQSPGRRVLPMALWTFQGEFTVNVPAVLAAVVLSTLPMLAAYLVGRRHLIRGLTAGFSR; via the coding sequence CCCCGCAGGAAGCCCAACGTGCCCGCCGCGCTCGCCGGGTTCGTCTGGCTGGCCGTGATCATCCTGCCCGTCTACTACGTGGTCATCACCAGCCTGCGCGGCCAGGCCGGCTTCTTCTCCGGCAACCCGCTCGCGCCGACCCACGACCTCACCCTCGGCAACTACACGGAAGTCCTCGACAAGGGCTTCGGGACGTACTTCCTGAACAGCGTCACGGTGACCACCGCCTCGGTGGCGCTGACCGTCGCCCTGTCCCTGATGGCCGCCTACGCGGTGGTGCGCGGGCGGGGCCGGCTGGTGCGCTCCGCCTTCTCGCTCTTCCTGCTGGGGCTCGCCATCCCCGTGCACGCCACGATCATCCCGCTCTACTACATGATCACGCGTGTGCACCTCTACGACAGCCTGCTCGCCCTGATCCTGCCGTCCATCGGCTTCGCCGTGCCGGTCACCGTCCTCATCCTCGCGAACTTCATCCGGGACATCCCGCGCGAGCTCTTCGAGTCCATGCGCCTGGACGGCGGCAACGACGCACGGATCCTCTGGCACCTCGTCGTCCCGCTGGCCCGCCCCGCCATCGTCACCGTCTCCATCTACGACGCCCTGCACGTCTGGAACGGCTTCCTCTTCCCCCTGATCCTCACGCAGAGTCCCGGCCGGCGGGTGCTGCCGATGGCGCTGTGGACGTTCCAGGGCGAGTTCACCGTCAACGTCCCCGCGGTGCTCGCCGCCGTGGTGCTGTCCACCCTGCCGATGCTCGCCGCCTACCTCGTCGGGCGCCGCCACCTCATCCGCGGCCTGACCGCCGGATTCAGCCGGTGA